A single region of the Lysinibacillus sp. B2A1 genome encodes:
- a CDS encoding GntR family transcriptional regulator: MIEITPILHKDGPLYLQLYNFIKNEIQVGNIRANSKLPSQRSLAKHLNISRNTVDTAYQQLIAEGYVISKERDGIYVVELEKEFFLKNNQIDNDILIANSNQESEDAIVKYDFNYGDINLKDFPYKLWRKLSLQSLNEEQGYLYLYGDPQGEVDLRNSISLYLYQARGVKCSPEQIIVGAGVQYLTGLFINLIGRDVVYGMEDPGYYRVRYLFDDSGIKVQPILLDDSGINVQHLRKNKVKVVYVTPSHQFPTGIVMPIARRLELLEWAREETAYIIEDDYDGEFRYSGKPIPALHGLDSYENVVYMGTFSKSLIPSIKLSYMVLPMELINLYKKNNFYVQTVSRLHQHTLRLFMESGHWERHLNKSRNIYKGRHLALLNAIHQVMNNDVNVYGSGSGLHILLEPNNHMSEKQLIQKAREQGIIIYPTSVFYANPQKNHQSAKVLLGFANLDEASIFKGIELLNKAWFE, encoded by the coding sequence ATGATTGAAATTACGCCAATTTTACATAAAGATGGTCCACTTTATCTTCAGCTATACAATTTTATAAAAAATGAAATTCAAGTAGGGAATATTCGTGCAAATAGTAAATTGCCATCTCAAAGAAGTTTAGCTAAACATCTAAATATAAGTCGAAATACTGTTGACACTGCCTATCAGCAACTGATCGCAGAGGGCTATGTTATTAGTAAAGAAAGAGATGGCATATATGTAGTGGAATTAGAAAAGGAGTTCTTTTTAAAGAACAATCAGATAGACAATGACATTTTGATAGCTAACTCTAATCAAGAGTCGGAAGATGCAATAGTGAAGTATGATTTTAATTACGGTGATATTAATTTAAAGGATTTTCCCTATAAATTATGGCGTAAATTAAGCTTACAAAGTTTAAATGAAGAACAGGGATATTTATATTTATATGGAGATCCTCAAGGTGAGGTGGATTTAAGAAATTCAATCTCTCTATATCTTTATCAAGCTAGGGGTGTAAAATGTTCCCCTGAGCAAATTATTGTGGGAGCTGGAGTACAATATCTCACGGGACTCTTTATAAATTTGATTGGAAGAGATGTTGTCTATGGCATGGAAGACCCTGGATATTATCGAGTTCGGTATTTATTTGATGATAGTGGTATAAAGGTTCAGCCAATTCTTCTTGATGATAGTGGCATTAACGTGCAGCATCTTAGAAAAAATAAAGTAAAGGTTGTCTATGTAACACCCTCTCATCAATTTCCAACAGGGATTGTTATGCCTATTGCTAGAAGATTGGAATTATTAGAATGGGCCAGAGAGGAGACAGCTTATATAATTGAGGACGATTATGACGGCGAGTTTAGATATAGTGGAAAGCCTATACCTGCTCTTCATGGATTAGATAGCTATGAAAATGTAGTGTACATGGGTACATTTTCGAAATCATTAATTCCTTCTATTAAATTAAGCTATATGGTTTTACCAATGGAGTTAATCAATCTTTATAAAAAGAATAATTTCTATGTTCAAACTGTGTCAAGGCTCCATCAGCATACTTTAAGATTATTTATGGAAAGTGGCCATTGGGAAAGACATCTAAATAAATCAAGAAATATTTACAAGGGAAGACATCTTGCCTTATTAAATGCAATTCATCAGGTGATGAACAATGATGTCAACGTATACGGTTCTGGCTCTGGTTTACATATCCTTCTTGAACCGAATAATCATATGTCAGAAAAACAGCTTATTCAAAAGGCTCGAGAGCAAGGTATCATTATCTATCCTACTTCGGTTTTTTATGCAAATCCTCAAAAAAATCATCAGTCAGCTAAAGTATTACTTGGTTTTGCAAATTTAGATGAAGCTTCTATTTTTAAAGGGATTGAGCTTTTAAATAAAGCGTGGTTTGAATAG
- a CDS encoding protease: MFIPKYYKVTDVEEIKKFIRLNAFATIVSIKKGRPIATHLPLLLSKQGDDYYLTGHLAYGNPQWRTFQETDEVLVMFQGPHAYISSSWYEQENVPTWNYQSVHVYGKAETFEGKELEKDLSNLLEKYEKHREHPVLWETLSPQLLEQELKGIVGVKIKVQDIQAAYKLSQNRNKEDYSNIIHQLYEENDSNACAIAEEMKRLERGHNS; this comes from the coding sequence ATGTTTATTCCTAAATATTACAAAGTAACTGATGTAGAGGAAATTAAAAAATTTATTCGTTTAAATGCTTTTGCCACAATAGTTTCAATAAAAAAAGGTAGACCCATTGCTACTCATTTACCATTGCTTCTCAGCAAACAAGGAGATGATTATTACCTCACAGGTCATTTAGCTTATGGAAATCCTCAATGGAGAACTTTTCAAGAGACAGATGAGGTACTAGTTATGTTCCAAGGGCCTCATGCCTATATCTCTTCTTCCTGGTATGAACAAGAGAATGTCCCAACATGGAACTACCAATCAGTACATGTATACGGAAAAGCTGAAACCTTTGAAGGCAAAGAGCTCGAAAAAGATTTATCAAATTTACTTGAGAAATATGAAAAACATCGTGAGCATCCTGTATTGTGGGAAACACTTTCTCCTCAATTATTAGAACAAGAACTTAAAGGAATTGTAGGCGTAAAGATTAAAGTACAAGACATACAAGCTGCATATAAATTAAGCCAGAATCGAAATAAAGAAGATTATTCAAATATTATCCATCAACTATATGAGGAAAATGATTCGAACGCATGCGCAATAGCAGAAGAAATGAAAAGATTAGAACGTGGTCATAATTCGTAG